The window TATGCTGTTTGAAGAAAAAAAGGATATTACAAAATCCTCGTTAAATGGAAAACAAATAGATAAATTAATTATAGATAATGATTTTAATAAAAATATAAATAAATTATTAGCTATGAGAAAAATTTATAATAAATTAAGTTTTTTTGCAGCAATTTATTTAGTATCCTTTATAGGAATAAAAACTTATTTAATGGAATATAAAATCTGTCCTCTTATCTTGTTAAATAAAATAAGTATTTTTGGAGTTGTTTTATTTATTTTAATTTGCTTATTTTTAACAAAAGAAATTAAAATAATTCAAAAATTAGAAATCTTATTAAATAGAGCAAATGAAATAAAAAATAGAAAACTTTATAAATTAGAAAGATTTCTATTAAATTATATTTCTTTGTATTCTACACAACTTTTTGCAGGAGATGAAATATCACCTATTAGAGATATAATTATGAATCATCTAATATTATTTATTCATAGTATTTTCAACTTTATAACAATATAAAAAAGAGGCATTTATTTTTAAGTGCCTCTTTTTGTTTTAGTTATTTTTTGTTTGATGAAAGATTTCTCCTAAAGTTACAACACTTTGTAGTTCAGTAGGAATAATAATCTTAGTTGCTTGACCATCAGCAACTTTTTGGAAAGCTTCCATTCCTTTAAGTGCTAGAACACTTTGATCTGCTCCAGCTTCTTTTATTAATTTAATAGCTTCAGCATTTGCCTTTTGAACATTTAATATTGCCTCAGCTTCTCCTTCGGCTTCTCTAATAGCGGCTTCTTTTTTAGCCTCAGCTCTTAAAATTGCAGCTTCTTTTTCTCCTTCAGCAACTAAAATAGCAGATCTTTTTTGTCCCTCTGCTCTTAAAATAGATTCTCTTCTTCCTCTTTCAGCTTTCATTTGTTTTTCCATAGCATCTTGAATTTCAGCAGGAGGAATTATATTTTTTAATTCAACTCTATTTACTTTAATTCCCCAAGGATCTGTAGCATCATCTAAAATAGCTCTCATTTTAGTATTTATAGTATCTCTTGAAGTTAAAGTCATATCTAACTCCATTTCACCTATAATATTTCTAAGAGTTGTTGCAGTTAAATTTTCAATTGCATTTAAAGGTCTTTCAACACCATAAGTATAAAGTTTAGGATCCGTTATTTGAAAATAAACAACAGAATCTATTTGCATAGTTACGTTATCTTTTGTTATAACTGGTTGTGGCTTAAAATCAATTACTTGTTCTTTTAGAGAAACTCTTTGAGCTACTCTATCAATAAATGGGATTAAAATATTTAAACCAACATTCCATGTAGTTAAATAAGCTCCAAGTCTTTCAACTACATAAGCTTGAGATTGAGGAACAATTCGTACTTTTGTTGCCACCAATACTGCTAATATAAAAATTAAAATAATAATAAAAAACATATGTTACTCCTTTTCTTTTATTTTTTTTAGTATAAGTTTGTTTCCTTCATAATCTTCTACTTTGGCAAATTCTCCAATTTCAAACACATCTTTTGAAATACAATTCCAATATTTACCTTCTAAATAAACAGTATAGTTATCATTAGGTTTGATTTCAATTATTTTAACTCTAGAATTTTTAATTCTATCTACAGTAGAACTTTTTCCTTTTAAGAGTTTCAAAGATGCCTTTCTAATTAAAATTA of the Cetobacterium ceti genome contains:
- a CDS encoding SPFH domain-containing protein, yielding MFFIIILIFILAVLVATKVRIVPQSQAYVVERLGAYLTTWNVGLNILIPFIDRVAQRVSLKEQVIDFKPQPVITKDNVTMQIDSVVYFQITDPKLYTYGVERPLNAIENLTATTLRNIIGEMELDMTLTSRDTINTKMRAILDDATDPWGIKVNRVELKNIIPPAEIQDAMEKQMKAERGRRESILRAEGQKRSAILVAEGEKEAAILRAEAKKEAAIREAEGEAEAILNVQKANAEAIKLIKEAGADQSVLALKGMEAFQKVADGQATKIIIPTELQSVVTLGEIFHQTKNN
- a CDS encoding NfeD family protein, with translation MIIWFLIGLGFLGIELLNFGLISIWFAIGAFITMFFTNLSILYQFYIFVGTSVFSLILIRKASLKLLKGKSSTVDRIKNSRVKIIEIKPNDNYTVYLEGKYWNCISKDVFEIGEFAKVEDYEGNKLILKKIKEKE